tttttggttGGTGTGTGCTTGCgggggaagggggaggaagTGATCGGACAGGAAATATTTTAACTTGAAAAGCACAAGAGATGAATACTACTTTGAGAACAACCCTCCTCCTCTGGGAAGGAACTATAAGGATAGCTAGTGTTGCCCTCAACCccctggaaacaaaatcaacatGTCGTCTCCCAACATCTGTTGCAAGTTGCAACACAAGCTCTTTACTACCTTTTGTTGGCTTCTTAAATGTCCCCaataatgtagactaggataggacTCTAACCCAGCCTCCAACTTCAAGATCTTTTAATCCAAGAACAACAaaccaatcccaacaaaaatCAGAATAACAAATATAAGTCCAGCAGGCTATCGATCTCAAGAGGCAGTACTAACGGAGATCAAATCAATAATAGCCCTTAGGACTAAACCACGAACTGAAGAAGACTTCAAATAAGTTCAGATCAACAGAACAATATGAACCACAGTCCAACCATTACTAATAACAGCAACAGGTCTACCGATTACAGTGATAAAATCCACAGGTTACTAAAAGACGAAATCTGAGAGATTTTAAATAACTCAAAATCCATAGGGTAGAAAGACCTCAACTCTGGATCAAGTTCTGTTCCAAAGGGGAGGAATCTCTGGTAAAAAATTCAGAGCAATCGGACAGAAAAACAGACCAAAACAGAATATGAAAATTCTTCACAGAACTAGCCATCGCTGGGCAGATCTGAAATATAAATACTTAAGTTGTTGAACACTAGTAGACCTTGAAATAACctttgagaagaaagaaaatacttgaagaagaagaaaacacttgtaGTAGATCCTCCcgggcttcccaccgcaaggagtcgaatggatcaaacaccacttCCTTCCattgtgatcaaacacacagcagtcccagcagagacatagcagcaagcttctttttttcattcataaatcgtggggcttaatgggagtcctctcctttatttataataatgatggtgGTTTACGAATAATAGAAActcactttagtttccaaaactgaaataggaaactaaatgaAAGTAAgtcctctagttactaaaattaaaaatagcaactaggaaacaaaaaatactgaaattagaaactaattaaccccatcaaagcccaactaaaaaggaaactaatggaaaaatgaaactaactagtaatcccgtactcaatcttagagcccctcttttagacccattaaAGTGTGGcctaatacactccaaaccacatggaatGAAGGCCCGACACATATACAAttcaaccctaggcttattcttaataaaacaagcctattttggttattaatctgcatcacccaACCTTTACTTTCTGGTTTGGCCACTCAAACAACCATTTGCTCCCCTCTACCTTAATGCCAAAAAGGAACAAGACCTTTAGTGAAAGTAAGCAAAAGGAACAAGTGAAAACATCAGTTGAAAAGCAtaagggaaaaacaaaagtagGCAAAAGATCTGAATGTGAGAGCTCCTGCCTATCTTGCTATCTGAGAGATCAATAATAATGTTTCTTTAGAGCTGCTAGCCTGTCCACTTTAAGAAAACTCAGGTCTTGTACAGAGAGGCAGTACCTTCCTCAGATACTGTCCATCCCTCATTTCCAGTCTGGATGCCATACTGCACACCacccccccaccacccccaccccccccaaaaaaaaaaaaaaaaaaaaaaaaagcatcttcATCTCACCTCCATAATATGATAATTTCGTTTAATTATCAGCTTGGTCATGATCCTCCTATtctatccctcatcaccctttcCAACTTACTGATTGGTCTGTACTGTGTGACAAAGGGTTTAGCAAATTTTCTACTTCAGATGTTGGCCTTTGGTCGGTGCAAGACTGCAGGTCGTCTAATCGGCCGGGTTCTCGAGTGCAGAGGTAGGTTTTATTGTGGTGATGGGGGGATCTGAGTGGCTGCTCTAAATAGCCTGGGGGTGGGGTTGATTGAGATTGGGCCAGGGGAGTTTTCAGTGTTGGTTGCCGCTCATAttatcaaaaccaatccatgaTATTCCTTGTGCCGAGTCATCTATGTTCAAGGGCTCATCCACATGGACTGGAAATTCTGGAAGTTGAATGAAAATATCATGTCACTTGCAGATGACTCTGGGTGACTTGATAAATCTAACATAGAAAAAGGTATGAAACTGATATTTTTGTACCAACTGATAAATAACTCTGGAATCATTTTTTCTGCTATTTTAAGTTGATCTTGAGGGTCACTCATAGGAGATGTAatcattgctaaaaaaaaaaaagtctgaaGCATAATTACAGGATTGCCCTTAAGCTTAACACATCTTGAGCACTCTGCCagtcatgtttctttccatgcAAGTGGTTTCCTAGCCACTTCACTAAATTTGGTAAATGCCATAACTGTCGTTTATGTCTTCCAACATCTGAAACTAGCCACAGGATGGCAGTATGGAAGCTGACTGTGAGAAAGTTTTTTGTTGTACTGATTTAAACTCAAAGAGTGTAGGTGTAGCATCCTTCTGAAGGGAAGgacaagaaatttgaaaaaatggtAGACAACCTAAATTTGGACCCACCCAtaccaacagaaaaaaaaaagaacatcttTGTATGGCTGAGGGAAGTTGGCTTGTGTTGCAGGTGTGGTACAGCTTGATTTGGATGGTAGATGGTGCTCCTGAAATTACAGAAGAAGATTTGGTTCGTGAATGTACAGTTCTTTCCATCCTGTAAGGCTCTGAAGATAGAGATACAGTTCCATCCACGAAGGCTTTGAAGATTAAGAGTCCAGAGATGACTAGACATGATTTGAATCCCCCGATGGTAATTTTTTACAGTGATGGCTCTTTGTGATGCTTATCGTCGTTCCTGATACTTTTGGAACTGCACAGAAGATCAAAACATCCTCAATTCATGCACCTTTTAGTAACTGACAATGGAGCTGCAAAAAAATTGTTGGCCACCCAATGCCAGAAATGCAAATTGGAGTTTTATAACTCAAAAAGAATTTTGTATCAAAGCTTGTATTGTTGTTAGGACTGTGAAGGATGTATGAGTAATTGCATTTTATTTATCTCCGGCCTGTAATGCATGCTAGTATGTTGCGTTTTGAGTTAAACGTATATGTTAGCAGTATTCACGTAGCATGAATTGTAAAGAAGATATTAACACTGAGAGTCTGGGATCCCTAACAAGTGAAAGAATGATCTTACATCATTCCCATATAATTTGGGAAaccaataaaaacaaaatattccCCCGCAATCACCATCTGCTGATATTGATATCAGGGCGGATGTGACTACtcaattgtttttatttttatttttggaattgaAACGCCTGGTAATGTTGAAGTGGAAAACCACCTTGCAACACTTGTTTGTTTGGGTTGCCATGAACGGATCTCAAGAAAGTGATTTCTTCAATCAATATATGGAAAATCACCTGGGACTCTTTTGCTTCCTTTCTCGAGATTTCAGGAGCAAGGATGATGTTGAAATTGTCCAAGTTAAAAGGACTGGCTACCAAGGCTAGACAAAGAAGAGCAAATGTTTTGATTCCAGGAAACTTTGTAAATAGATTTCCTGTCTTGTAATTCCTTCTGTTTTATTTCaatcataagaaaaaagaaaataaaggaaaatcgTTATTGTTTAGTGGGGTGAAACGTCTATAATCATCTGATCAAGTGCACAGTTGTCTAATACCCGAACAGAAAAAGGTAGAGTTGCAAGGACCTCTCAATTCCAACTATATAGATGGTACATTCATCCAACAAAGCCATCATGTTCACTGTTACAAATAGTTCACAATGCTTCATACCAGAGTTGCAGAAGTATAAGGGCTCAACAGTTGCCGGTAAAGAAAGATGAGTTGGGAAAAAGTGGGTGGGGGGTTCCGACTGTTGCTAACAGTCATTTATGTTGATGTTGCAGAAGAGAATATGAGCTCATCAATAGCTAGAAGAGAAAGGGGAGGGGCGATTTCAAGAGTCGATGGCAGTACTTCCTATTGAATTTATAGATGAATTGAGGTTCTACAGTCACTGGGCAAGAGAGGGGTCAGGTATTGCAGATGTAATGCTACTGCGCGTACTTTTTTCCCAACCAGTAGGCATCAGATTTATTAGTTGATAATAAAAAATGGGAATTGCAGTAAATGGATGAGAGATGGTCCCTTTATATCACTATGAAATTACACAATTATTCCCCAAACTACTAACTGCCAAGACATGAGACTGAAAATTGAAAAGAGAGGTTATGGTATTCGCTGTTACCAATTCGGTTACAGACATAAGTGAAGTGTTAAAATCACTTTCTATGGACAATGAACTACAATCAACAGCAAACTTAGATAAATTTACAATTGATAGTAGAACAAAATATCAGATGTTGCcattaaaattataataataaaagaatctAAGATGGCAAACAGTGCTTTTATACACCCTGATTTCTTCCACATTCCTCATCAATAATTCGTTACACTGACGACATTTTAAAAGAGAACTGACAGGTGTACACTGCTACATTGTGAAATAATAGTCCTGCAGGAACCTCCTATAAAACCAATGCTGCTTCTTCAATTAAAAGCTCTTGATACTGTTGGGTTCACTGCTGGGTTTAAGTGTTGAGACTTTGAGATGAACCAATATTTGTTAGATCTCTACACATGGaataggaaagcaattcttaaGAAGATCAAAACCTGAAATCTAATCTTCCTCTTCGTGGAAGGTGAATGCAAACTCAAGTTGATACATACCAATTATGGGTGTTAATCCATCTGGCTGGTAAGATTTTCtgcttcatcttcatcatctagtTCTTGTTCGACACCTTTAACCTGCGAACACCGCAAGTTTTttggggcaaaaaaaaaaaaaaaaaaaaaaaaaaaagaaagaaaatcaagtaattaattaatattttctGTCAAGAGAATGGATGCCTCACTATGTTAACTAAATTAAGAAAGTAATTAATGCTTTCTGTTTAAAGAATGGAGGATCTACTATATAATTTAACTTCAGATGACCAGATTGGAATCCTAAAAGGATCTATCTGATGCGAGTGCAATTTAATTTGACAAAGATCACAAGCAAAAAAATTGATCTGCAATCCCACCAATAGCTCCTCCACTTCAAGGTTGTTGAAATTTGATGGTCAAAATTACAATATCTGCTGAATCCTATAAACAATTGAAAGTGCCTTGAACCTGTGCCATGCATCTTTGCTGCACTAATTTGGACTGCCACCTTTATGAAGATAACAAAGTGACGTAGGACACATCAAGACAATTCTAATTCTATTGTGTGATGTGCCTTACTACTAGAATAGGGAGATAACAACCAAACAATAGATTTCACATCTCTTTGGTTGCGTTTAGTGTTTTTTATCGACAATGCTTGTGAAACCTTTAAAATGAAAAACCTAGCAGATTCGATGATAATAATATCGTTTCACCAAACACTAGACTATTAACAATATTGTTCTCAAATGCTCCAAAAGAATGCAGGGGcatcaaatattttcaaaatcatcCAATCCGATTTATTTTGAGAAAGGGAGTGTTTGGTTAGCACCATAGCACGTGTAGAACAATGTTTAACAGTATCTTAGAATTTCTTTCTGACAAAGGTGCTccacattaaaaatgaccacaGTGTGAGGCAGCTGAATGGTTTGCCAGTTACCTCTGGTACATAATGCATGAGCATGTTTTCAATGCCTGATTTCAGAGTCACTGATGAACTAGGACAGCCACTGCAGGCTCCTTGCATCCTCAGTTTGACCACTCCAGTTTCTCTGAGAAAGTATATTCATAACGGGTTAAACTAACTATTAAGCAAACCTATCCAAGTAACATCTTTGGTACTGATATTCAACAAATATATTAAGATGGGGGAAAACCATACGGATCGTATCCTCGATACTCAATGTCCCCACCATCATCTTGCACTGCTGGTCGTATACGAGTCTCTAGTAGTTCTTTGATCATCGCAACTGTCTCTGAATCATCCTGCAAAAGGAAAATTAACTAAAGATCACATCTGCATAAATTAGGaagtaaaaggaaaaggaaactaaaaggGATCAGAAAAATTTAGGAATTAAAGGCTCCTAGTAGTGGTTCTTTAACCATAGGGAATTATATCATTGAATGCTAGAAAAGACAGTAACAATGTGGCTATTTATCTAGTTACTTTATCGCTGATAAGAAGTGATGTGGCTATTTATCTagtgcttttatttatttttttatttatttttaattaatgcGATTACTGTTAGGGTGTTTGTGCCAGCCTATTCAATAATTAAGGCATATGCTAATCCACCTCAATTATCGTACTATcggaagagaagaaagtaaaCTGACAAAGGGGGGGAGCAAGGAGAAGGCAATTTTAAGACAGAATAGACAGGacagggatacctcatgaatcACATTGTCCATGGAAGCTGCCACACTAGAGTCTAGAAACAGTGGCTCTCCAGAAGTATAGAAGTCCATGATTGCTGCAAAAATTTCAGGTTTTAGGAGATCCCAAGACACATCATCTGACTTTGTCACAGTTATAAAATCTGATCCAAAGAATACTCGAGTAATtcctgaaaaagaaagaaatacagTTAATCTAGTCTTGTTCATCAGTTGCTTGGATCTttacaataaaagaaagaacaaaagaaaataagttgCATAGATTCCAAAACCCTTAATTGTAGCAAGATACATGAGGCATCCTAATTCTGGATTAAGACAAAAGCATCCTGAGTGCTTAGTTTGTCAGTGTTCCAACATCATTTTGGAGTACAAATTCCTTTCTTGAGGATTCCTAGCAAGGAATATCGGAATTTTCAGGCTGCAAGTGAAGTTTATGTGCTGACAACACTCTGGGGGAGAGCATCTGTCCTGTTAGTACTTCAATTGATCAATTATTTTCAGGTTCACAAAAAATTATAACCTAATTTATTGTCATCAGAACAAAAAGCCAAGCCCGTTgctccaggaaaaaaaaaaaaaagaacttgaagaattGTATTATTGAAAAACGAAGATCTAGAAAGCAAATACCCTAacaagaaaattgagaaaataaaacacaaagagaggaaaacatACCATCAATGCCATAGAGAGCTTTTGCTAGAGGAGAATTCATGGCTGAACGAGCATTTGGAAAGTCTGCACTTCCAACTTCCATGACTGGTTTCCCAGGGTAGAACATAAGAGACGAAGGGTTTGGTGTCGTCTGGGTTTGAATAAACATGCTCCTCTTCTGTCCTGTCAAATCCAGATCCACATAAGAATAGCAGATCATGTGTATTTTGATCTCCATTCTCCATTCTCAAGAAACCAAAGTGGActtttgacaagttttcaaatTTATTAAAAACCAAATTCATACAAACTGGGAAGCATACAAATCCATCAATTAGCTTTATGAGCAGCAAGTAATGCTAAAATCCAATTAGGTCTCATTTCTTCCACTATTTAATTGCAAAGACAATGCAAAATATACAAAACATTTCTTTTTCCCCAGGAGAGGGAGTAAAGAACAAAAGGTAACAGAATTCAACACATTCGCCTTTAAAACTCCCATGAGGGTGATATATTTATTGAACAAGTACACCTTCcatcctcttccttcccctcgACAATTAAGAATACCCAGAAGCGTCCATTTTCCATCAAGTTTTAGGATTCTTTATGCTCTCAAAATCAGCCAAGACCTCAAATTTATTTACAACACCAGAAAACCGCTAATCTACTTAAATCAATAAACCTCTGCCCCTCGTCAGCAGATTATCGAAAAGCTCTTGTtaataataccaaaataaaTTGGGTATTTATCAATTTCTCAAGTTCCGACGTAAAATTTTCAATCGAAAGTATAACAGAAACAAAAAGCATAGGACAAAAAAGCCCAGGAGGGACGAATCTCATGTATCAGACATGAAAACCCAATTGcgcttacaacaacaacaacgatCAGAATTCAAGGAAAGCAGAAATTGTAACACTAGGAGAAAATAACCAACCTCCAAAAAGGCCCCATTTTGTgaagttggatgatgatgcGGGCAATGAATTTGATGGATTGAAAGCGGCAAATTTGTTTTGATTCTGGTGAAATAAATAAGCTCTTGTagaagaagcaaagaagaggCGACGACTAGAGAAAAGGGCCTTATCTTCTCTATGGAGTTCTCTTCTACTTCGAACGATTCGAGTAAACAATCTTGTGAAGCTCCTCATCGCCGCTTAACCTTACTATTTAGCTTCCGAAATACACatatagctctctctctctctctcgctcgctcGGTGAAACAGAGTAAAATCGGAGGGACCTGCTCTGCTTCTAGCCTTTATGCCTTCCTTTTACCATTTCCTCCCCAATATTAGAAGGTGGGAGCTTAACAGCCAAAGAAATCAAGACCAACTGAGCCATCAACATGCCTGCCATGCCATGTGTGACCCTGTGAATGCCCTCGGCGTTGGGCTGATGTCTTTCGACAGTTTGACAAATTCGGCAAAAATCCGCGAATAATTTCAGTTCAAAGGTTCGGGTATTATTTTTTTcggtgtggtgtggtgtggtggtggtgggggtgggggtgagggAGGGAGGGAATTTATCGCGCTACCCCTGAAAAAtgtcaatattataggaacatttttctctttcaccaaatcaTGCTTAGACCTCTACTCTTCTGTCAATTTCCGTTAAGTAAAGATTTGAGATGACATTTTCAACAttttaactaaaacaaataataaatcatattttacctAAATTACTTGTCAGTGAGTCGTGACCGTCCGCAACAACAGCAACCGCCGGTAGTtccagcttcttcttcttctctctctctctcacacagaACCTCAAGGCCTACTtagatgttttaaaaaaatgtcCAGGATCTCAAGCTTGTCCAGACCAGAGAACTCAGGTGGGATT
This genomic stretch from Macadamia integrifolia cultivar HAES 741 chromosome 2, SCU_Mint_v3, whole genome shotgun sequence harbors:
- the LOC122092333 gene encoding nifU-like protein 4, mitochondrial; the encoded protein is MRSFTRLFTRIVRSRRELHREDKALFSSRRLFFASSTRAYLFHQNQNKFAAFNPSNSLPASSSNFTKWGLFGGQKRSMFIQTQTTPNPSSLMFYPGKPVMEVGSADFPNARSAMNSPLAKALYGIDGITRVFFGSDFITVTKSDDVSWDLLKPEIFAAIMDFYTSGEPLFLDSSVAASMDNVIHEDDSETVAMIKELLETRIRPAVQDDGGDIEYRGYDPETGVVKLRMQGACSGCPSSSVTLKSGIENMLMHYVPEVKGVEQELDDEDEAENLTSQMD